ACATGTTGCGGTGCACCATGCCCAGGCCGATCAGCGCCCGGGCCACGTAGGTATTGTCCTTCGTATTGCGGCGCAGCCGGGTGAAGGTGCGGACGGCGTCGTTGTTGTTCTTCAGGTCCATCTGCGCGCGGCCGAGCTCATAGAGCGCCTCGTCGTAGAGCGGAACGCCGGGCGTGGCGTCCTCGATGTGCAGCAGCGTGGAGACCTTGCGGCGCCGGTCGCCGGCCAGGCCGTAGGCGACCGCCTGCTGGAAGTAGGGATAGATGTTGTCCGGGCTGAAGAATTCGGTCATCACCTTCTGGTAGGAAGTGACGGCGGCCTTGTAGTCGCGGCGGGCGAAGTCGCAGTCCGCCCGGCGGTTCATCGCATCCTCGCGCGCCAGGGCGTCGCCGGACGCGACATAGCTGTCGAACCAGCGGGCCGCGGCGGCGTAGTCCCCCGCCTTGAAGTAGCTGTAGCCGATGTTGTAGGGCAGCAGCCGGCCCTCGGCGTCGCCGTCCAGCGCGGCGGCGTTGTGCAGCTCGGTGAAGGTCTTCTGCGCGTCGGGATAGAAACCGGCACGGTAGCTGGCCTCGCCCATCCAGTAGCGGGCGAGCTGGTTGAAGCGGTCCGTGCGGGGCACGTAATAGGCCGTGGCCCGGAAGAACGGGATCGCGTCGCGGTAGGAGCCGCTGCCGAAGAGCCGCTCGCCGCGCAGGAAATTGGCCTTGGTGTAGTTGCTGAGCATGTCGGGCGTCAGCTCGTCGATGTTGTCATAGGCCTCCACCGCCCCGGCGTAGTCCTTGTCCACGAGGGCGGCCAGGGCCATGTAGCCGTAGATCTGGTCGCCGCGGGCCTTGGTGGACCAGCGCTCGATGTAGCGGGCGAAGCCCGACGTGTCCTTGTTGAGGTCGAAGACGAGCTTGGCGTAGTTGAACGCCGCGTCTTCCGTGATCTCGGGGTCGAAGTCCACCGCGGAAGCGTCCTGGAAGGCCTGCATCGCGGACACCTGATCGTGCGTGCGCAGATAGGCGTTGGCGAGGTGGTAGTTGGCGACCTGGCCGAGCGAGTCGGAGCGGTCGCCCATCTTCGTGAAATTCTCGATGGCGCCGGCATAGTCGTCCACGGAATAGAGCACCGTGCCGGCGTAGAAGTAGTCCTTGCGGTTCATCCCCTCGTGCGAGAGGTCGTCGTAGTATTCGCGGGCCTTGTCCTTGTCGCCCTTGATCAGGTAGGCCTCGGACAGCTGCCGGGCCACGCGCTCGCGCCGCCCGGCGGGCAGCGAGTCATAGATGCGCGAGCCCTCGCGGATGACGAAGTCGTAGTTCTTCTGGTTGAACTCGCAGTCCACGATGTAGAAGTCGGTCAGCGCCTCGAAGCGCGGGTCGGCCGAAGCGTTCCAGAAATTGGCCTCCGCCTCGGCGAACTGCTTGTTCTCGTAGAGCATCACGCCCGTGAAATAGCGCGCCGGGGCCGTGTAGTCCGACTGCGGGAGCGCGTCCAGCAGGGTGAAGAACCCGGAGGCTTCGGCGTAGTGTCCCAGGCTGAAGGCGGAATAGCCGCACTTGAAGATATATTCGGGCAGTTCGGCCTCCGCCAGGTCGGAGGAGCTGACGAAGGAGAATTCGGAAGCGGCCTGCTGATATTTGCCCTGGTCGAACAGGATCCGGCCCTGCTCGAAGTGCAGCGTGCCGGACAGGCGGGAAGACGGATAGCGCAGCCGGTAGGCCGAAAGCAGCTCCGCGTAGCCGTCCGTCTGCATCTTGAGGGCGCAGAGGACTTCGTAGGCGTCGCTCAGCGGATCGTCAGGCATCGAAGCGAACAGAATCCGGGCCTGTTCATACATCCCGTTCCCATAGAGGCGCATCGCCTGCTGCCAGGTCTTCCCGTCCCCCGAAGGGGCGGCGCCCAGTCCGGGCGCGAGGATTGCGGCGGCGAGAAGGGTGGTCACCAGTGTTTTCAGTCTCATATCTTATTCTGTTTCCAAGATTACAAATTTACTCATTTTTGCGCTATATTTGCAGGGAACATCCAACTTTTTCACCCTCGGCATGGAAGAAAACAGCGCTCCCCTCATCTCCTTCTCCGGCGCGGACATCCTCGGCGGAGAAGACAACGTCGTCGTCTACGGTCTTGACCTGCAGGTCTATCCCGGCCAGGTCGTATACATCATCGGCAAGGTGGGCAGCGGCAAGACCTCCATCTTCCGCACGATTACGGCCGAAAACCCGCTTGCAAAGGGTTCAGGCCAGGTTTGCGGCTACGACCTGAAGCGCCTTCGCGCAAAAGAAGTGCCACACCTGCGCCGCCGGATCGGCGTCGTGTTCCAGGACTTCCAGCTGCTGATGGACCGCAGCGTGGAGGACAACCTGGCCTTCGTGCTCAAGGCCACGGGGTGGAAGGACGTTTCCGCCATCCACAAGCGCATCGGCGAAGTGCTGGAGGCCGTGGACATGACCACCAAGGCGCACAAGATGCCGCACCAGCTCTCCGGCGGAGAGCAGCAGCGCATCGCCATCGCCCGCGCCATCCTCAACAACCCGGCCGTCATCCTGGCGGACGAGCCCACCGGCAACCTCGACGACGAGACGGCCGAGGGCATCCTCCAGCTCCTGCAGCGGATCAACCGCGAGCAGGGCACGGCCATCGTGATGGTCACCCACAACCGCAGCATCTGCACACGCTTCCCGGGCCGCGTGTTCGAGACCCGCGACGAGACCTGCCAGGAGATCACGCTATGACGCTCAAGCAGCGCTACGACGCCATCCTAGGCTATTTCCGGGACAACGTCCCGATCGCCGAGTCCGAGCTGCACTTCGACTCCCCCTACCAGCTGCTGGTGGCCGTGATCCTGTCGGCGCAGTGCACCGACAGGCGGGTCAACATGACCACGCCCGCCCTCTTCTCCGCCTACCCCACCCCCGAATCGCTCGCCGAAGCCTCCGAGGAGGACGTCTTCGAGCTCATCCGCTCCATCTCCTACCCCAACAACAAGGCCCGCCACCTGGTCGGCATGGCGCGCAGGCTGACGGCCGATTTCGGCGGGCAGGTCCCCACGGACGTGGACGCGCTGATGAGCCTGCCCGGCGTGGGCCGCAAGACGGCCAACGTGGTGGCCTCCATCACCTGGGGCGAGCCGGTCATCGCCGTGGACACGCACGTCTTCCGCGTGTCGCGCCGCCTGGGGCTCTCCCGCGGCACGACTCCCCGCGCCGTGGAGCTGGACCTGGAGAAGCACACGCCGGCGGAGCTCCGCCCCATCGCGCACCACTGGCTGATCCTGCACGGACGCTACGTCTGCACGGCCTTGAAGCCGAAGTGCAGCGAGTGCCCCCTCACCGCCTGGTGCAAGGATTTCGCGGAGCGCGAGAAATGAAAAAAGGCCGGATGACTCCGGCCCTTTCTGTACGGGTAGAACCCTTATTTCTTCTTGAAAAGTCCACCCAGGATGCCTGTGGCGGCGCCCAGGATGCCGCCGCCGGAGCCGCCCTTGAGCGAGAGGAGGATGTCGTTGAGGTCGACATCGCCGTCGCCGTCGCGGTCAGCGATCACGGAGGAGAGTTTGCCCATCACGCCCGGAATCAGTCCGGAGAGCGTGCCGTTGAGGGCGGAACCCAGGTTGAGCTTGCTCAGGACGTTCTTGGTGAACAGGTTGCCGGCCAACTGGGTGACCGGGCTGGAAGCGGCGCTGGTCTTGCCGGAGAGGAGGGACTTGATGAGGTCCGCTCCGCCGGGCTTGGCGACGGTCTGGGTCAGACTGCCGAGCACCGAGGAGGACATGCCTTCGATGAGCTTGCTCTGGGCATCTGCAGGCACTTGCACACCACCGACGGCGGCTTTCACCTGCTGCATGATAAGATCACTGATGTTTGCCATATGTGGTTGAATTAAGGGGTTATAGGCTATTGGCAGAACTGCTCCTTGAGCGCGGCGATCTTGGCGTCCGCGTCATCGCCCCTGGCGCCGAAATAGAACTTGATCTTGGGCTCGGTGCCGGACGGGCGGACCGACACGACGTCGCCCGCCGCGTCGAAGAACTGCAGGACGTTGGAGGACGGCTGGCCGGTCTTCTCTGGCTCCAGGTAGTCGATCACCTGCGTGACCGGCGAGCCGCAGAGCTCCTTGGGAGGATTGGCGCGGAAGTCCGCCATCATCTGCTGGATCTCGCGGGCGCCGGAGATGCCCTTGCGGACCACGGACACGAGGCCTTCCTTACGGTAGCCGAACTCTTTGTAGACGCGCTCCATCAGCTGGTAGAGCGAGAGGCCCTGCTCCGCCGCCCAGGCGGCGCATTCGGCCACCATCATCGCGGCCACCTGCGCGTCCTTGTCGCGGACAAACTGGCCGACGTTGAAGCCGTAGCTCTCCTCGCCGCCGCAGATGAACTCGCCGCCTTCGGCTTCCTTGCGCTTGACCACTTCGGCGATGTACTTGAAGCCCGTGAGGACGTTGTAGACCGGCACGCCGAAGCCCTTGCAGATGTCGGTGATCAGCTCGGTGGTGACGATGGTCTTGACCACGTACTTGCCCGGCCCGAGCTTGCCCAGCTCCTGCCAGCGCTTCAGGATGTAGTAGGTCAGCAGCGAAGCGGTCTGGTTGCCGTTGAAGAGGACCATCTTGCCGTCGTTGTCGCGCACGGCGATGCCGAGGCGGTCGGCGTCGGGATCGGACCCCATCACGAGGTCGGCGCCCGTGGCGTCAGCCTTGTCGAGGGCCATCTTGAGGGCTGCCGGCTCCTCGGGATTCGGGGAGACGACCGTCGGGAAATCGCCGTCGGAGATGTCCTGGTCGGGGACATGGATGATGTTCTTGAAGCCCTTGCGCTTGAGGATTTCGGGAATCATCCGCACGCCGCAGCCGTGGAGCGGGGTGTAGACGATCTTGAGGTCGCCGTGTTTCCGGCACAGCTCGGGGCTGAGGCTCAGCGAGAGGAGGTCGCGCAGGTACTGCTCGTCCACGTCGGCACCCATCGCCTCGATCTCGCCGCAGCGCAGGCCGGCCTTGAACTTGACCATCGAAGGATCGGTGACCTTGGCCACTTCGGCCACGATGTCCTTGTCGACGGGGGCGGTCACCTGGCCGCCGTCGGACCAGCTGACCTTGTAGCCGTTGTATTCCTTGGGGTTGTGGGAGGCCGTGATCATGACGCCGGCCACGGCTCCCTTGAGACGCACGGCGTAGCTCATCTCGGGCGTCGGGCGGATGTTGTCGAAGACGTAGACGTGGATGCCGTTGGCGGACAGCACGTCGGCCGTGATGCGGGCGAACTCCTTGCTGTTGTTGCGGGAGTCGTAGGAGATGACGACCTTGGGGTCGTCGTCCTTGCAGTGGCTCAGAATGTAGTTGGCGAGGCCTTGCGTGGCCATGCCGACCGTGTAGCGGTTCATGCGGTTGGTGCCTACGCCCATGATGCCGCGGAGGCCGCCGGTGCCGAATTCAAGGTTCTTATAGAAGGCATCTTCAAAGCCCGCAGGATCGTTGCCGCGGAGCTGGAGGATGGCGATTTTGGTTTGCTGGTCGAAGTCGCCGTCGAGCCACGCCTGGGCTCTCTGTTCAAATTCTTTCATGAGGTTCTGTATTTGTTTGTAAAGATAAGAAAATTCAGGGAAAGTGTTACTTTTGCACCGATGAAACGGAGTTTTGCGGATATCCTGTCCAGTCTGGACGAGGGCCGGGCGCAGAAGGTCGCCCGCAAGCTGCCCGCATGGGCGGCCGCCGGGATCGAGATCCCGTCCGCGCTCGCCCTGGAGCAGTGTTCGTCGTCCGCCACAGCTTCTTATAAAGCATTTTTAGCCGGACAGGCGGCTGCCGCGGCAAATCAAGACAAGATCAACACCATTTTGGATCTGACTGGCGGGCTGGGGGTGGACAGCTGGGCGTTTTCGCGGATGGCGGAGAGGGTGGTGTATTTCGAGCAGAATGCGGAGCTGGCGGCGGCCGCGGTGCGCAATTTCGCGAAGCTGGGTGCGGACAACATCGAGGTCCGCAACGAGACCGTGACGCCGGAGACGGAGCTGCCGGAGGCGGACCTGATCTACGCCGACCCTGCGCGCCGGAGCGCCGCCGGGCGCAAGGTCTTCCTGCTGGAGGACTGCACCCCGGACATCCTCACGCTGCTGCCGATGTTGCTCCGCAAGGCGCCGGTCGTGCTGCTGAAGCTCTCGCCGATGGCCGACCTCGCGATGCTCGCCGGCCGGCTCGGCTCCACCCTGCGGGAGATCCACGTGGTCGAGAGCGACGGCGAAGTCAAGGAGCTGCTCTGCCTGCTGGTCCGCGACTCCGAGCCCGCCGAACCGCAAATCATCATAGCAGCACTGCCTGAACCGGACAATGAATTCAGATTCTGCGCGACAGAGGAGCGGGCGGCGGAGGCGGTGTATGCGACGGGGGTGCAGGCGGGCGACACGCTGCTGGAGCCCTGCCCGGCGCTGCTCAAGGCCGGCGCCTTCAAGCTCCCCTGCGCCCGCTGGGGGCTGCTGAAGCTCGCCGCCTCCACGCACCTCTACCTTCTGCCGGCCGCGCCAGGGGCGGAAACGCCCTCCAGCGCCCCTGGCAGCCAGATTTTCCCGTCGCCAGGGGCAAAATCGCCCTCCAGCGCCCCTGGCAGCCGCTTCTTCAAAGCGTGGCGCGTGGTGGAAGTACTGCCGTTCGGCGCGACGGCGTTCAGGCAACTGAAGCGCAGCTATCCCCGCGCGGAAGTGACCGCGCGCAACCTGCCGCTGGGCAGCGACGCCCTCCGCAAGAAGCTCGGCGTCGCCCCGGGCGGAGACGTCCACATCTTCGGCTGCCGCCTCGCCGACGGCCGCGCCGTCCTGCTCGTCTGCACCCGCTGACGCCGGAGAAATCACAAAGAATCTATTCCAGCAGCCACTTCTCCCAGAAGAGGGCTTCGGCCTCCTGGTCGTGCTGGTGCTGGTAGCCGCGGTAGCCGTGCATACCGTCGGGATAGATGCGCAGCTCGAACTGGTAGCCCTCTTCCTGGAGGGCGTCGACGAGCTGGAGGGTGTTCTGGAAGTGGACGTTGTCGTCGCCCGTGCCGTGGGTCAGGCAGAGGGCGCCGGGCCGGGGCTTCCGCCCCTCGCCCGCGAACACCTTCGGCACCCAGCTCATCACCGACGCCTCGGCGTAGCCTTCCGGGTTGGCCTGCGGCGTGTCCATGAAGCGTTCGGTATAGTGCGTGTCGTAGAGACGCCAGTCATACACGCCGCCGCCGGCGATGCCGCAGCGGAAATACTCCGGATAGCGCAGCACCAGCATCGCGGTGGTCGTGCCGCCGAAGGAGAAGCCCTTCACGCCGATGCGCGAACCGTCCACGAAGGGCAGGCTCTGGAGCCATTTCGCCCAGGCGATGTAGTCTTGGAGCTCGATCACCGTCATCCGGCGGAACGCCTGGTCCATGCCCCGGCGGCCGTTCTCGCCGGAGGAGCGGGGATCCACAACGATGTAGATCACCCCGTTGTCGAAACACCAGCTGTCGGAGGCGTCGCGGTCGCCCCAGGTGTCGCGCACGTAGGGCGTGCCCGGCCCGCCGTAGAGCTGCATCACCACCGGGTATTTCTCACTCTCATCGAAGCCGAGCGGCATCGACATCAGGCCATAGAGGTCGAAGCCGTCGTTCTCGATCTTGACGGGCACCGGCTGGGGGCCATAGGGATTCGGTTGGGCCATCGTGGTCTCCAGCTTCATCGCATACTTGTCCGTGCGGCCGGAAACGGTCGTCCAGGGCATGCGGGCCGTGGAGGCGACCGCCTCGAAAGTCTTCCCGTCCGGAGACAGATGGACGCCCGTCACGTTCACCTCCGGGTCGGTCAGCGCCGTGATCACACCCTTGCGGTCCAGGCGGTAGAGCGTCGTGTGGAGGCGGTTGTCCCGCCTGGCGGTGAACCACACGTCGCCCTTCTTCGCATCGACCTTCAGCAGGTTGATATTCCAGTTCTCGCCGTCCGTGAGGCGGCGCAGCGAGCCGTCATAGCCCAGGAAATAGATCTGCTCCCAGCCCGTCTCGAAGTTGCGGGCCATATAGAGTCCCTTGTCGGTGAAGAGCATCCCCTCGATCCACTCCACCCAGGTCGGGTATTCCTCGTGATAGACCTGCCGGCGCGAGCCGTCCGCCACGCTCACGGCATAGAGGTCCAGCGTGTTCTGCCGGCGCGGTTCGCGCGAGACATACAGTTCGCGCGAGTCGGCGCCCCAGAACGGCGTGCCGAAATACTGCTCCGGCGTGTCCGGAAAATCGGCCCAGACCGGCTCCGCGCCGGCCTTCGCCTCGATGATGCCCACGCGCACGGAAGGATTGGCCTCCCCCGCCTTGGGATAGCGCGTCTGCAGGAGCTTCCCGTCCTGCCCGAAGGGCGAATAGATGGGGAACATCGGCACGGCCGAATTGTCGAAGCGGTAGAAACCGATGCGGCGCGAGTCGGGGCTCCACCAGAAGGCCCGGTACTTGGACGGGCGGCCGAAAATCTCTTCGTAATAGACCCAGGAGGCGTAGCCGTTGAGGATCAGCTCCGACCCGTCGAAGGTCAGGCGCGTCTCGGTCGAATCGGCCAGCGACCGCAGCCAGAGGTCGTTGCCACGCGTGAAAGCCACCATCGTCCCGTCCGGGGAAGGGGTCGCGTTGCGGTCCTGCGCCTGCAGGGAAAAAAGCGCCAGGCATGCCAGCGCAAAGGAGATCAAAGTCTTTTTCATAGGAAGAAACGGTCTTTGAAATTGACGAGATATACTTTCTTCACCGCACGGGTCATCGCGGTGTACAGCCATTTGAGGTCGTCGAGCGTCTGTTCGTCCTGCCAGAAGGGACAGTCGATGAACACGCAGTCCCACTGGCCGCCCTGCGACTTGTGGCAGGTGATCGCCTCGGCGTATTTGAGCTGGAGCGCGTTGAAATACTTGTCCTCGCGCACCGCTTCCCAGATCTTCTTCTTGCTCCCGCGGTCGGCGTAGTCCGCCGACACGCCCTGGTAGAGCGCATTCTGCTGCTCGTAGGTCAGCGAGGCCGACTCGGACTCGAGCGTGTCCAGGCAGACCTTCGCGCGCAGCTCCACGTCGCCGTAGTCCGGGAAGGCCAGCTCGGCCGTGGCGAAATGCAGGCCGTAGCGGTCTTCGTAGTGGCTGATTCGCAGCAGCTTGGCGATGTCGCCGTTGGCGATGTAGTCCATCCCCGGCACGTCCTCCACGAACTGGTAGCAGTTCTTGACAATCATCAGCGCGTCGCCGCGCACCAGGCGCTCCTCCTTGAACTGGACGGTGGAACGGATGCCGAGGTTGTAGCGGATCGCGCGCTTGTTGGAGCGGCACAGGATCACGGTCTCGTCCTCGCCGTAGCGCGAGTAGGCGTCGGTGATCGCTTCGATCAGCTCCCCGCCGCCGATGCGCT
The sequence above is a segment of the Bacteroidales bacterium WCE2004 genome. Coding sequences within it:
- a CDS encoding Tetratricopeptide repeat-containing protein; the encoded protein is MRLKTLVTTLLAAAILAPGLGAAPSGDGKTWQQAMRLYGNGMYEQARILFASMPDDPLSDAYEVLCALKMQTDGYAELLSAYRLRYPSSRLSGTLHFEQGRILFDQGKYQQAASEFSFVSSSDLAEAELPEYIFKCGYSAFSLGHYAEASGFFTLLDALPQSDYTAPARYFTGVMLYENKQFAEAEANFWNASADPRFEALTDFYIVDCEFNQKNYDFVIREGSRIYDSLPAGRRERVARQLSEAYLIKGDKDKAREYYDDLSHEGMNRKDYFYAGTVLYSVDDYAGAIENFTKMGDRSDSLGQVANYHLANAYLRTHDQVSAMQAFQDASAVDFDPEITEDAAFNYAKLVFDLNKDTSGFARYIERWSTKARGDQIYGYMALAALVDKDYAGAVEAYDNIDELTPDMLSNYTKANFLRGERLFGSGSYRDAIPFFRATAYYVPRTDRFNQLARYWMGEASYRAGFYPDAQKTFTELHNAAALDGDAEGRLLPYNIGYSYFKAGDYAAAARWFDSYVASGDALAREDAMNRRADCDFARRDYKAAVTSYQKVMTEFFSPDNIYPYFQQAVAYGLAGDRRRKVSTLLHIEDATPGVPLYDEALYELGRAQMDLKNNNDAVRTFTRLRRNTKDNTYVARALIGLGMVHRNMSSYDEALDSYKEVVSLMPNSEYAEEAMTAIESIYQARRQPEKFLEYVEQNSLAQSRSDADREKMYFNTAEQLYLAANHQQAVVTLRKYLEDYPTGEDRPQAEFYLAECYNALGEKEKAVEHYAAAASGESAYSFSEMARLRFADLSYGLERYQDAYSGYETLLNTARMDANKLTARVGMMRAAYRCKDYAAAIAAADAVTSQRGLAADVRREATYVKAKASLASSKRDQALALFRQLGEDPSSAIGAESRYMVIQSLYDTGRFDAVDNEVYAFSQKAGDQAYWLARAYVVLGDAFAERGQYAQAKATFESIRDGYEPASGADDIADAVRMRLERLSTLMQE
- a CDS encoding cell division transport system ATP-binding protein — protein: MEENSAPLISFSGADILGGEDNVVVYGLDLQVYPGQVVYIIGKVGSGKTSIFRTITAENPLAKGSGQVCGYDLKRLRAKEVPHLRRRIGVVFQDFQLLMDRSVEDNLAFVLKATGWKDVSAIHKRIGEVLEAVDMTTKAHKMPHQLSGGEQQRIAIARAILNNPAVILADEPTGNLDDETAEGILQLLQRINREQGTAIVMVTHNRSICTRFPGRVFETRDETCQEITL
- a CDS encoding DNA-(apurinic or apyrimidinic site) lyase /endonuclease III: MTLKQRYDAILGYFRDNVPIAESELHFDSPYQLLVAVILSAQCTDRRVNMTTPALFSAYPTPESLAEASEEDVFELIRSISYPNNKARHLVGMARRLTADFGGQVPTDVDALMSLPGVGRKTANVVASITWGEPVIAVDTHVFRVSRRLGLSRGTTPRAVELDLEKHTPAELRPIAHHWLILHGRYVCTALKPKCSECPLTAWCKDFAEREK
- a CDS encoding phosphoglucomutase, whose protein sequence is MKEFEQRAQAWLDGDFDQQTKIAILQLRGNDPAGFEDAFYKNLEFGTGGLRGIMGVGTNRMNRYTVGMATQGLANYILSHCKDDDPKVVISYDSRNNSKEFARITADVLSANGIHVYVFDNIRPTPEMSYAVRLKGAVAGVMITASHNPKEYNGYKVSWSDGGQVTAPVDKDIVAEVAKVTDPSMVKFKAGLRCGEIEAMGADVDEQYLRDLLSLSLSPELCRKHGDLKIVYTPLHGCGVRMIPEILKRKGFKNIIHVPDQDISDGDFPTVVSPNPEEPAALKMALDKADATGADLVMGSDPDADRLGIAVRDNDGKMVLFNGNQTASLLTYYILKRWQELGKLGPGKYVVKTIVTTELITDICKGFGVPVYNVLTGFKYIAEVVKRKEAEGGEFICGGEESYGFNVGQFVRDKDAQVAAMMVAECAAWAAEQGLSLYQLMERVYKEFGYRKEGLVSVVRKGISGAREIQQMMADFRANPPKELCGSPVTQVIDYLEPEKTGQPSSNVLQFFDAAGDVVSVRPSGTEPKIKFYFGARGDDADAKIAALKEQFCQ
- a CDS encoding Conserved hypothetical protein 95 (manually curated) — protein: MFVKIRKFRESVTFAPMKRSFADILSSLDEGRAQKVARKLPAWAAAGIEIPSALALEQCSSSATASYKAFLAGQAAAAANQDKINTILDLTGGLGVDSWAFSRMAERVVYFEQNAELAAAAVRNFAKLGADNIEVRNETVTPETELPEADLIYADPARRSAAGRKVFLLEDCTPDILTLLPMLLRKAPVVLLKLSPMADLAMLAGRLGSTLREIHVVESDGEVKELLCLLVRDSEPAEPQIIIAALPEPDNEFRFCATEERAAEAVYATGVQAGDTLLEPCPALLKAGAFKLPCARWGLLKLAASTHLYLLPAAPGAETPSSAPGSQIFPSPGAKSPSSAPGSRFFKAWRVVEVLPFGATAFRQLKRSYPRAEVTARNLPLGSDALRKKLGVAPGGDVHIFGCRLADGRAVLLVCTR
- a CDS encoding dipeptidyl-peptidase-4 codes for the protein MKKTLISFALACLALFSLQAQDRNATPSPDGTMVAFTRGNDLWLRSLADSTETRLTFDGSELILNGYASWVYYEEIFGRPSKYRAFWWSPDSRRIGFYRFDNSAVPMFPIYSPFGQDGKLLQTRYPKAGEANPSVRVGIIEAKAGAEPVWADFPDTPEQYFGTPFWGADSRELYVSREPRRQNTLDLYAVSVADGSRRQVYHEEYPTWVEWIEGMLFTDKGLYMARNFETGWEQIYFLGYDGSLRRLTDGENWNINLLKVDAKKGDVWFTARRDNRLHTTLYRLDRKGVITALTDPEVNVTGVHLSPDGKTFEAVASTARMPWTTVSGRTDKYAMKLETTMAQPNPYGPQPVPVKIENDGFDLYGLMSMPLGFDESEKYPVVMQLYGGPGTPYVRDTWGDRDASDSWCFDNGVIYIVVDPRSSGENGRRGMDQAFRRMTVIELQDYIAWAKWLQSLPFVDGSRIGVKGFSFGGTTTAMLVLRYPEYFRCGIAGGGVYDWRLYDTHYTERFMDTPQANPEGYAEASVMSWVPKVFAGEGRKPRPGALCLTHGTGDDNVHFQNTLQLVDALQEEGYQFELRIYPDGMHGYRGYQHQHDQEAEALFWEKWLLE